In Rhinopithecus roxellana isolate Shanxi Qingling chromosome 4, ASM756505v1, whole genome shotgun sequence, a single genomic region encodes these proteins:
- the KLHL31 gene encoding kelch-like protein 31, with protein sequence MAPKKKTVKKNKGDINEMTIIVEDSPLNKLNALNGLLEGGNGLSCISSELTDASYGPNLLEGLSKMRQENFLCDLVIGTKTKSFDVHKSVMASCSEYFYNILKKDPSAQRVDLNDISPLGLATVIAYAYTGKLTLSLYTIGSIISAAVYLQIHTLVKMCSDFLIREMSVENCMYVVNIAETYSLKNAKAAAQKFIRDNFLEFAESDQFMKLTFEQINELLIDDDLQLPSEIVAFQIAMKWLEFDQKRVKYAADLLSNIRFGTISAQDLVNYVQSVPRMMQDADCHKLLVDAMNYHLLPYHQNTLQSRRTRIRGGCRVLVTVGGRPGLTEKSLSRDILYRDPENGWSKLTEMPAKSFNQCVAVMDGFLYVAGGEDQNDARNQAKHAVSNFCRYDPRFNTWIHLASMNQKRTHFSLSVFNGLLYAAGGRNAEGSLASLECYVPSTNQWQPKTPLEVARCCHASAVADGRVLVTGGYIANAYSRSVCAYDPASDSWQELPSLSTPRGWHCAVTLSDRVYVMGGSQLGPRGERVDVLTVECYSPATGQWSYAAPLQVGVSTAGVSALHGRAYLVGGWNEGEKKYKKCIQCFSPELNEWTEDDELPEATVGVSCCTLSMPNNVTRESRASSVSSVPVSI encoded by the exons ATGGCACCCAAAAAGAAGACtgtcaaaaagaacaaaggcgATATCAATGAGATGACTATAATCGTAGAAGATAGCCCCCTAAACAAACTGAATGCTTTGAATGGGCTCCTAGAGGGAGGCAATGGCCTTAGCTGCATTTCTTCTGAACTAACAGATGCTTCTTATGGCCCCAACCTCTTGGAAGGTTTAAGTAAAATGCGGCAGGAAAACTTCCTATGTGACTTAGTCATTGGTACCAAAACCAAATCCTTTGATGTTCATAAGTCAGTGATGGCTTCATGCAGTGAGTACTTTTACAACATCCTGAAAAAAGACCCGTCAGCTCAGAGGGTGGATCTCAATGATATCTCACCACTAGGCCTGGCCACTGTCATTGCTTATGCCTACACTGGAAAGCTCACTCTCTCCTTATATACAATAGGAAGCATTATTTCTGCCGCTGTTTATCTTCAGATCCATACTCTTGTAAAGATGTGCAGTGATTTTCTGATACGGGAGATGAGTGTTGAGAATTGCATGTATGTTGTTAATATTGCTGAAACATACTCcctaaaaaatgcaaaagcagCAGCCCAGAAATTTATTCGGGATAACTTCCTTGAATTTGCAGAATCGGATCAGTTTATGAAACTTACATTTGAACAAATTAATGAACTTCTTATAGATGATGACTTACAGTTGCCTTCTGAGATAGTAGCATTCCAGATTGCAATGAAATGGTTAGAATTTGAccaaaagagagtaaaatacgCTGCAGATCTTTTGAGCAATATTCGCTTTGGTACCATCTCTGCACAAGACCTGGTCAATTATGTTCAATCCGTCCCAAGAATGATGCAAGATGCTGATTGTCACAAACTTCTCGTAGATGCTATGAACTACCACTTGCTTCCATATCATCAAAACACATTACAATCTAGGCGAACAAGAATCCGAGGCGGCTGCCGAGTCCTCGTCACCGTTGGGGGACGCCCAGGCCTTACTGAGAAGTCCCTTAGCAGAGACATTTTGTATAGAGACCCTGAAAATGGGTGGAGCAAGCTTACAGAAATGCCAGCCAAAAGTTTTAATCAGTGTGTGGCTGTGATGGATGGATTTCTTTATGTAGCCGGTGGTGAAGACCAGAATGATGCAAGAAATCAAGCCAAGCATGCAGTCAGCAATTTCTGCAG ATACGATCCCCGCTTCAACACCTGGATACACCTGGCCAGCATGAACCAGAAGCGTacgcacttcagcctgagcgtgTTCAACGGGCTCCTGTACGCCGCGGGCGGCCGCAACGCAGAAGGAAGCCTGGCCTCTCTGGAGTGCTACGTGCCCTCCACCAATCAGTGGCAGCCGAAGACGCCACTGGAGGTGGCGCGCTGCTGCCACGCCAGCGCGGTCGCCGACGGCCGCGTGCTGGTGACCGGAGGCTACATCGCCAACGCATACTCGCGCTCTGTGTGCGCCTACGACCCGGCCAGCGACTCGTGGCAGGAGCTGCCGAGCCTGAGCACACCCAGGGGCTGGCACTGCGCGGTCACGCTGAGCGACAGAGTGTACGTGATGGGCGGCAGCCAGCTGGGGCCGCGCGGGGAGCGCGTGGACGTGCTCACCGTGGAGTGCTACAGCCCCGCGACCGGTCAGTGGAGCTACGCGGCGCCGCTGCAGGTGGGAGTGAGCACCGCGGGCGTCTCGGCGCTGCACGGCCGTGCCTACCTAGTGGGGGGCTGGAACGAGGGCGAGAAGAAGTACAAGAAATGCATCCAGTGCTTCAGCCCCGAGCTCAACGAGTGGACGGAGGACGACGAGCTACCCGAGGCCACCGTCGGCGTGTCCTGCTGCACCCTCTCGATGCCCAACAACGTGACTCGGGAATCCCGGGCCAGTTCGGTATCTTCTGTGCCAGTCAGTATCTAA